The following are encoded in a window of Gymnogyps californianus isolate 813 chromosome 21, ASM1813914v2, whole genome shotgun sequence genomic DNA:
- the ALPL gene encoding alkaline phosphatase, tissue-nonspecific isozyme, translating into MKALLLILLAQLCSPSLVPEREKDPEYWRGQAQETLRAALRLQRLNQNVAKNLILFLGDGMGVSTVTAARILKGQLQNRKGEESLLEMDKFPYVALAKTYNTNAQVPDSAGTATAYLCGVKANEGTVGVSAGVTRDRCNTTKGQEVTSILRWAKDGGKAVGIVTTTRVTHATPSAAYAHSANRDWYSDGEMPPDALEGGCKDIARQLVENIPDIEVILGGGRKYMFPKNASDVEYPHEDKHRGTRLDRRDLVQAWHDAKPPGKVAKYVWHRRDLLALNLSRVDFLLGLFEPGDMVYELDRNNETDPSLTEMVAVAIRMLQKNPRGFFLLVEGGRIDHGHHEGKAKQALHEAVELDRAIGLAVRLTSPQDTLSVVTADHSHVFTFGGYTPRGTPFSVSLAPMQSDVDRKPFTSILYGNGPGYKIVAGERENVSAVDFAHANYQAQSAVPLRQETHGGEDVAVFARGPMAHLLHGVHEQNYIPHAMAYAACIGSNRAHCNAAGRPAATVLLPFLALLFLLC; encoded by the exons ATGAAGgctctcctcctcatcctcctcgCCCAGCTCTGCTCGCCATCGCTGGTCCCCG agagggagaaggaccCCGAGTACTGGCGGGGGCAGGCGCAGGAGACCCTGCGGGCCGCCCTGCGGCTCCAGCGCCTCAACCAGAACGTGGCCAAGAACCTCATCCTCTTCCTGGGTGACG GCATGGGCGTCTCCACCGTCACGGCCGCCCGCATCCTCAAAGGGCAGCTGCAAAACCGCAAGGGCGAGGAGAGCCTGCTGGAGATGGACAAGTTCCCCTACGTCGCCTTGGCCAAG aCCTACAACACCAACGCACAAGTGCCCGACAGCGCCGGCACGGCCACCGCCTACCTCTGCGGCGTCAAAGCCAACGAGGGGACGGTGGGCGTCAGCGCCGGCGTCACCCGTGACCGCTGCAACACCACCAAGGGCCAAGAGGTGACCTCCATCCTCCGCTGGGCCAAAGATGGAG GCAAGGCGGTGGGCATCGTCACCACCACGCGGGTGACCCACGCGACGCCCAGCGCCGCCTACGCCCATTCCGCCAACCGCGACTGGTACTCGGATGGAGAGATGCCGCCGGACGCGCTGGAGGGTGGCTGCAAGGACATCGCCCGGCAGCTGGTGGAGAACATCCCCGACATCGAG GTGATCTTGGGCGGCGGGCGGAAATATATGTTCCCCAAAAACGCCAGCGACGTGGAGTATCCCCACGAGGACAAGCATCGGGGTACCCGCCTGGACCGCAGGGACCTCGTCCAGGCGTGGCACGACGCCAAGCCCCCCGGAAAG GTCGCCAAGTACGTGTGGCACCGGCGGGACCTGCTGGCGCTCAACCTCAGCCGCGTCGACTTCCTCCTGG GCCTCTTCGAGCCAGGTGACATGGTGTACGAGCTGGACAGGAATAACGAGACGGATCCGTCCCTCACCGAGATGGTGGCTGTAGCCATCAGGATGCTCCAGAAAAATCCCcggggttttttcctcctggttgaag GGGGCCGCATCGACCACGGGCACCACGAGGGGAAGGCGAAGCAGGCGCTGCACGAGGCGGTGGAGCTGGACCGGGCCATCGGGCTGGCCGTCCGCCTCACCTCGCCCCAGGACACCCTCAGCGTCGTCACCGCCGACCACTCGCACGTCTTCACCTTCGGCGGCTACACCCCCCGGGGAACCCCATTTTCGGTGA GTCTGGCCCCGATGCAGAGCGACGTGGACCGCAAACCCTTCACCTCCATCCTCTACGGCAACGGCCCCGGCTATAAAATCGTGGCGGGCGAGCGAGAAAACGTCTCCGCCGTGGATTTCG CGCACGCCAACTACCAGGCGCAATCGGCCGTGCCGCTGCGCCAGGAGACCCACGGCGGCGAGGACGTGGCCGTTTTCGCCCGCGGCCCCATGGCCCACCTCCTCCACGGGGTCCACGAGCAAAATTACATCCCCCACGCCATGGCTTACGCCGCCTGCATCGGCTCCAACCGAGCCCACTGCAacgccgccggccgccccgccgccaccgtcctcctgcccttcctcgccctcctcttcctcctctgctaa